A region of the Micromonospora sediminicola genome:
GGCCCGGCGCTGCTGCTTGATGGTGTCGCGCACCTCGCGCTCGGTCTCGGCGTGCCGGCGGGCGGAGGCGGCCTTGCGCACGCCGTAGCCGAACGCGGCCACCTTGACCAGCGGGTTCGCGGCGGCGGCGGAGACCACGGTCGCCAGGTTCGCCACGTTCGCGGTGACGTTCTGCGCGTGCGTGGTCATCGTGTCCACCTTGGCGAGCTGGAGGTTCACCCCGTCCAGCGAGGTCTGCACCTGCTCCAGCGCCACGTTGACGTTCTTCACCGTGGTGTTGACGTCTCCGAGCAGCGGCGCGGTGCGGTCGTTCAGGTCACCGATCATGCGGGTCGTCGCGTCGACGGTGTGCCGCAGCCGCAGGATCGGCACCGCCAGCACGAGCACCAGCATCAGGAACGCACCGGCCGCGATCAGCGCAGCGATCTCTCCACCACTCACGCGCATGTCCTCCTCAAGCAGTGTCCCGGCGCCGGACGGCTCCGGGACGCGCGACCGTCCCTACCCACTTCGCGCCACGCCGACCCGGTCACCGGGCGCGGGCGGGCGCGCCAGCCCCAGACCCTACCGTCCGTGATGGAAGTCGGCTCACGACGGTGAGGGGGTCGGCTCGCCGAGCGGGTCGTCGGTGAGGGTCGGGTAGGGATCCTCTCCGGTGAGTGACGGATCGGTGGTCGGTGTCGGCCCGGTCCGCTCGTCGTCGATCGCGTTACGGACCTTCACCGACACCAACGAGCCGGTGCACGTCGCCGCTGCGGGCGCGGGCGGCGCGGACGGCGCCGGTTCCCCGTCCACCGGCGGCGGGGTGCAGGCGGGGTCCCGGACCCACAGGTCGAGCGTGAGCTCGTCCCGACGCCAGCAGGTGTAGCTGCCCTCGACCTTCTCCTCCGGGCAGCGGTCGACCTTCCAGCGTCGCCAGCCGTCCTTGGCCAGGGCCGCCTCGTAGACCGTCACCGTCTGCTTCCAGCCCTGCTCCGACTCGACCGCGCGTTCCCGCAGCCGGCAGTCCTGCAGGCACCACCGGCTGCCGCTGACGTTGTCGACCGTCTTGGTGGCCGCCCAGGACGGCACGTCGAGCGCGTCGAGGGTGTCGAAGACCGGGTCGCGGCTGAGCGTGCGCATGCCGAAGTAGAGCGGCACCGCGCCCAGCAGCACGAGGCTGACCAGGGCGAGGATGCCCATCCGCAGTCGACGCCGCTCGCGTACCTGCCGGCGCAGCTCCGACCGGGCGCCGCGCAGACCGCCGGCCGCCGCGTCGTCGTCGGGGCCGGTCGGTCGCGGCGCCGGCGCCTCGCCGGGCCGGATCCCCGCCGGCTCCACCGGAGGTACGACCGCGGCGGCCCGGGCCACCGCCGGCACGCCCGGTCCCGGCCCGCCCGGAGCCGGCCCCATCGATTCGGGGGCGGGCGGAACGGCCCGGCCGGTGGTGCGCTCCTCCGGCCCGGCGGGACGGGCCACCCCGGCCGCCGCCCGAACGGGCGCCGGTCCAGCGACCGGCCCGGGGGCGACCACCGGGCCGGTGGACGGTCCCCGGGTGCCCGGGCGGGGCGGACCGCCGGCGCCGGGCGCGACGGCGCCGTCCGGACGGGCCGGTCCAGGCCCGTCGGGGCCGGACGGAGCGGGTCCGGGGCGGACCGGGGACGCGCCCCGGTCCGGGCCGGGACGCCCGCCGTCCACGCCGGACGGGCGGCCGGCGGCGCGGGTCCGGTCGTCGGCCGGTCCACGCCCTCCGGGACGGCCGCCACCGACCGGCATGCCACCGGTCCGTTCGGGGTCACCGGGCGACGCGGGTCCGCCCGGCCCCACGGGACGACCCGGGCCGCCGGCGGTGCGGTCGCCGGCGCCCGGCGGCATGCCGGGACCGGTCGGGGCACCCGGGCGGTCACTCACCGGTGGCGCGCCGGGACGACCCGCGCGGTCACCCACCGGCGGGGCGCCGGGACGACCCGCGCGGTCACCGGCGGCCGGGGCGACGCCCGGACGGCCCGGCCCGCCACCGGCCGTCGGCGGCGCGCCGGCGCGGGCGGCGCCCCGGACGGGACCGGCCTGTTCGGGTCGGACGGGCGGCGCGGCCGGGCCGGGCTGCTCGGTGCGGGCCGGCGGCACGGCTGCCCCGGCACGGGCGCCCGGAGCGCGGTCGGTAGCGCCGGCACGGGCACCCGGCCCGTCCGGCGGCGCGCCGGCCGGACGACGGGCGGCCGGCATGGCGGGGTCGGTGTGCGGCGTGCGACCGGCCTGCCGCAGCCAGTCGGCGGGGCGCTCCGGCCGCTGCGGTCGCGGCCCGCCGTTCTCGTCGCGGGCGGCCCGACCCGGTGCGGCGGGGACGGAACCGGAGCGGTCGGCGGCGTCGACCGGGTCGGGCGCGGCGCGCCGGCCGCCGGCCGGGGTGCGGCGGGAGCCGGGCGCGGGCGCCGGGCCGCCGGACACCGGGGCGGCGGGACCAGCACCGGGCATCTGCGGCGCGTTTCCGCTGCGCGGGACGGCGGGCGGCCGGTCCGGCTCGGCGGCCCGCCGACCGGCACCCGAGACGGGCCGCGCGGCCGGATCGACCGGCGCGCGGTGGCCACCGGCGGCGGTCGGATCGTCCGGGCGGGCCCGCCGCGCGCCGGCGGAGGCCGCACGGGCGGCCGGGTCGGGGCCGGCCGGGTTCGGGCCGGCGCCCTCCGGCGCGGCGCGACGGCCGGCGCCGGACACCGGTCGCGTGGCGGCCGGAACGTCGTCGGGCCGCGCCCGACGACCCGCGCCGGACACGGGACGGACGCCGGAGTCGTCGGGCAGCGCACGGCGTCCACCGGGCACGGGCGGCATCGCGGGGTCGGTGCGCATCGGGTGGGTTCCGCCGGGAGCCTCGGCGCCGTGCCGGCCGCGCGGGGTGGGTGGCACCGCGACCGGCTGGTCGTCGCCGTCCCCGGGCCGGGATCGGCCCGGCGCGGGCTCGGCCGGCGCGCGCTCGGGTCCCCGTCGTCCGGCGGGCGGAGGTCCGGCGGGACGGCCGACCACCGGCGGTTGCGATCCGGTGGGCTCGTCCGTGCTCCGGCTGTACCGGGAACCGGCCGGCCGGGGCGCCTCGGGCACACCGGGCCAGGGACCGTCGACGGGGCGACGCGGGGCGGCCGGATCGGGTCCGCCCGGGCGGACCGGCGGGGCGGCCGGTCCGGCCATGTCGGGGTCACGGCGCGCGACCGGAGGACGCGGCCCGGGGCGACCGCCGCCGGGCGTCTCCGGACCAGGGCGGCCGCCACCGCCCGGGACGGCCGCGCCGGCACGACCGGGCGAGGTGGGCATCTCGCCACCGGGCCGACCATGCGCGGTGGGCATCTCGCCACCGGGCCGGCCGGGGGCGGTGGGCATCTCGCCACCGGATCGGCCGGGGACCGGGGGTCCGGCACGACCGGCGCCGGGGGGCGGCGCGCCAGGACGACGGGACGTCGGAGGCATCGGCGCGCCGGGGCCGCCGGGCGGCGGCGTCATCGGGTCGGGACGGCCGGCCGGTGGCGCGGTCGCGTCCGGGCGACCCGACGGCACGCTCGGGCCGGGACGGCCCGACGGCGGCGCGTCCGGACGAGCGGCGGCGGGCGGGTGGGGCCGGCCGGGAACGGGCGGCGGAGCGGTCCGGGCGGCCGCCGGGGGCGGCGGACCGGTCCCCGACGACGAACCCGGTCCGGCCGGCGGCATCGCCGCGCCGGGACCGGGCGGAGCCGGCGCGGGCGCGCCGGGACCGGCGCCCGGTCGGGGCGGTCGGCCCGGCTCGGGCGCGGGTGCGGGCGGGGTGCCGGGGCCCGGTGGCCGACCCGGTCCCGGGACGGGGCCGGCGCCGGACCGAGGGCCCGGACCGGCCGGCGTCTCCCCCTCCGGGCCCAGCTCGCCCCGTTGCTGCTTGGCCGTGCGCAGGTCGTCGATCCAGCCGAACTCCTCGCCGGCGACGGCCGGATCCGGCTCCGCCTCGGCCCGGCCGCGCCCCCACCGGCGGCCCTTGGCCCGCGGATCGCGCCGCTCGTCGGGGCCGTCCGCCGGCCGCTCCGGACCACGCGCCATCACTACTGACCCCCCTCGGTGACGTCGCCGCCACCTTCGCTCGCCCCGCTGGCCTGCTCGGTGCCCCCCGCCGGGCCCCCGGTCGGGGCGCCCGCCCCCGCCCGGGTCGCGGGTGCCGGCAACCCCCGGACGATCCGGCGCAGCACCGGCAGCCGGGTGGCGACGGCCCGCTCCGCGCCGTGCCCGCTGGGCCGGTAGTAGTCCGTCCCCACGAGATCGTCCGGAGCGTACTGCTGGGTGACCACCCCCCGGTGGTCGTCGTGCGGGTAGCGGTAGCCGGCCCCGTGCCCGAGGCCACGGGCGCCGGAGTAGTGGGCGTCGCGCAACCCGCGCGGCACCGACCCGCCCCGCCCGGCGCGCACGTCGGCGACGGCGGCGCCGATCGCGGTGGTGGCCGAGTTCGACTTCGGCGCGGTGGCCAGGTGGATGACGGCCTGGGCGAGGTTGAGCTGCGCCTCGGGCAGGCCGACGTATTCCACGGCGTGGGCGGCGGCGGTGGCCACCGTCAGCGCGGTGGGATCGGCCATCCCGACGTCCTCACTGGCGAAGATCACCATCCGCCGGGCGATGAACCGGGCGTCCTCGCCGGCGACCAGCATCCGGGCCAGCCAGTGCAGCGCCGCGTCCACGTCCGAGCCGCGCATGCTCTTGATGAACGCGCTGGTCACGTCGTAGTGGGCGTCGCCGTCGCGGTCGTAGCGCACGGCCGCCACGTCGACCGCCTGCTCGGCCACGGCCAGGTCGATGCGGCCGGCGCCGAGCGCGGTCGCGGTGGCCGCCGCCGCCTCCAGCGCGGTGAGCGCCTTGCGGACGTCACCGCCGGCGAGCCGGACGAGGTGGTCCTCCGCCTCCTCGGCCAGGGTCAACGTGCCGCCGAGGCCGCGCTCGTCGGCCACCGCGCGACGCAGCAGCCCGCGCACGGCGTCGTCGTCGAGCGCCTGGAGGGTGAGCAGCACGCAGCGGGAGAGCAGGGGCGAGATGACTGAGAAGTAGGGGTTCTCGGTGGTCGCCGCGAGCAGCGTGACCGTGCGGTCCTCGACGGCGGCGAGCAGCGAGTCCTGCTGGGTCTTGCTGAACCGGTGCACCTCGTCGATGAAGAGCACCGTGGGCGGGCCACCGGAGCGGCGCTGCCGCCGGGCGGTCTCGATCACGGCGCGGACGTCCTTCACGCCGGCGGTCAGCGCGGACATCGCCACGAAGCGCCGGTCGGTGGCCCGGGCCACGAGGTGGGCGATGGTGGTCTTCCCGCTGCCGGGCGGGCCCCAGAGGATCACCGACATCGGTGTCGCGCCCTCGACCAGCTGGCGCAGCGGCGCGCCGGGGGCGAGCAGGTGCTCCTGCCCGACCAGTTCGTCGATGCCGGCCGGCCGCATCCGGACGGGCAGCGGGGAGTCGGCCCGGGCGGCGGTGAACCCGTCGACGCCACCGGAGCCCGCGGGTGCGCCGGGCGCTCCGGCGGGCTCGCCGAGGGTGAAGAGGGCGTCGGATTCCATCACGAGAACAGTACCGGGCCGGACCGACGGCGCCGGAATCGCGCCGCCGACCCGACCCGGGTGGTCGTTTCCGGTCAGCCGCGGCCCGGACGACGGCCGCGGTACCAGCGGCCGCCACCGCCACCGCGCGGGCCGGAGCCGACGCCGGCCAGGTAGAGCGAGAGCAGCAGGAAGCCGATCAGGCTGAGGGTCCAGTTGTTGAACAGGTCCGGCGCGCCGAAGTTGGTGTTCAGGAAGTCCAGCAGCAGCGCGAAGCCGAACACGATGGCCGCGAGAATGGCGAGCATGTCGTTCCTCCGGTGGGGGTTCCCAGTAGGTCGGCGAGGGATGTACCCGATCGGTCTGTTCGTCAATCTCCACCGTGGAACGGCTCGCCCGGGCGGGTGTCTAGGCTGACGACATGATCACTGCCGACCCGGCGCTGACCGGGCGCGAGGCCCTGCTCGCCGCCACCGGCCACCATCCGTACGCCCGGCACGCGCTCTGGCGCGACCAGGAGGCGCGGGGTTGGCGACGCGACGACGCGGTGGGCTGGCTGCTCCCCCCGGGACAGGGGCCGGCGGGCGGCGCGCTCGGCGCCGCCGGGCCGGCGCTGGAGGTCTTCGCCGGCCTGCGGGCCGACGGAACGCTGCGCGCCGGCCAGTCGGTGCACCTGCCCCGGACCGCGCCGGCCGAGGTGGCCGCCCGCCTTCCGGTGGCCCGCCTCGACGAGTGGGACTTCCTCTGGACCACCGCGCCACCACCACCGCAGCCGGCGCAGGACCGGGTGGTCCGGCTCACCGGGGCCGACCACCCCGCGCTCGCCGCGCTCGTCGAGGAGGCGTTCCCCAGCTCCACCTCCCAGCCCGGCGACCCGCGCGTGGTCGACTGGTACGGCATCCGGGACGGTGACCGCCTGGTGGCCTGCGGCGCGGACCGCAGCCGCGGCGACATCGGTTTCGTGGCCGGCCTGACCGTAGCACCCGGGCGCCGGGGCCGAGGGCTGGGCGCGGCGCTGACCGCAGGGATGACGGCGGCGCTGTTCGCCCGGTACGACCACGTGGCGCTCGGCGTCTACACCGCCAATGTCGGCGCGATCCGGCTCTACCGCCGGCTCGGCTTCACCGGCACCGAGCCGCGCACCTCGGTCCACCTGGCCTGACCTCGCCGGGCGGCCAGGCGGCGGGTCCGGGGACGGGGGTGCGGTGGTGACGAACCTGACGACCCGGACGGATCGGGAGCCTCGTAGTCCCGCGCCCCGCCCGGGTCGTTCGTGTCACCAGGTTCGTCGTCGCCGACCGACCTCCCGGCCGGTCAGGCGGGCCGGTCGGCGGCGCCGGCCACGGCCGGCCGGTCCGACGTCGGCACACCGGCCACCGCGCCGGGACCGACGAGGGCTTGATCCGGGCCGGTAGGGCCGCCGACCGGGCCGGTAGGGCCGTCCGCGGCGGCCCGGCCGGCGCGCCAGGCCGGCAGGTAGAGCGGCGCGGCCACGGCGAGCACCACCGCGCCGACGAGCATGGCGACCCCGACGCTCGTCGCGTCGGCGAGCGCGGTCAGCACCACCGCACCGAGCGCTCCTGCCGCTCCGGCCATCATCGAGTTCAGCGAGAGCACGCTGGTCCGGTAGGGACCGTCGACCTGCCGGTGCAGCAGGCCCTGGTGCAGCGGGTTCGAGGCGCCGTGCACGGCGTAGCAGGCCAGGTAGGCCACGAGCACACCGACCGGGCCGGCCAGCAGGCCCATGCCGACCACCGTCGCGCCCTGCAGGATCCGCATCAGCGCGGCGGCCGGCGCGGCGCCGAGGCGGCGCAGCAGGAGCGGGGTGAGCGCGGCCCCGGCCGCGTTGGCCAGCCAGGCCGCGGAGCCGGCGGGGCCGAGCAGCGCGGCCGCGCGGTCGGCGTCACCGACCACCTCGGACAGCCGGACCGGCAGCAACGACTCGAACGTGACCATCCCGAAGCCCCAGAACAGCTCGACCGCGACCAGGGCCAGCAGCACCCGGTTGCGGCGCAGCAGACCGACGGCCTGCCCGACCATCCGGGGCGCCTCGACCACCGAGGCGCGCAGCGCGGCCGGGCCGGAGGCGGGTCGCCGTTCGACGAGCAACGCCAGCAGCGCCGCGATCGAGACCGCCTGGAGCACGACCGCGACCAGCACCGGCAGGGTCAGCGCGCTGACCGGACCGACCGGTCCGAGCGCCACCAGACCACCGCTGAGCAGCGCGCCCGCGCCGATCGCGACGCCGACGACGGTGCCGGCCCAGCCGAGGCCGCGTTCGTACTCGGCGGCCGGGTCGGCGGCCAGCGTGGCGTCGACGTACCAGGACTCCAGCGGGCCGCTGTCGAGCGCCCGGTAGACACCCTGCAACGCCCAGACCAGGAAGAACATCCAGAACGAGTCGGCCACCGCCATGAGCGCGAGCGAGGCGAGGCAGACCACCCAGGCGGCCAGCAGCACCGGCTTGCGGCCGAGCGCGTCGGCGAACCCGCCGGTGGGCAGCTCCAGCGCCAGCACCACCAGGCCCTGCGCGGTGAAGACCAGGCCGATCTGGGACAGCGAGAGCCCGCGCTCCTGCATGAGCAGGATCATCACCGGGATCATCAGGCCGGCGGGCAGCCAGCGCAGGCCGAAGAGGATGAGGTAGCGGGACCGGACCTGGCGTACGGACAGCGCGCTCACGGCTTCTCCCCGGCCGGCGGCAGCACCGTGCTCAGCGGGAAGGCGGCCAGGTAGAGCTGGACCATCTCGGCGTCGGGGTCGTCCGGGTCGGTCTCGTCCCGGTGGCGTTCGAAGACCGCGAAGACCTCGGCCTTGATCGCCTCCAGCCGGGCGGCCGGGATCCGCATGAAGAAGTCACCCATGCCGTACGCGTCGCGCCAGGCGGGCGACCACTCGTGGCGCCCCGCGAACCAGCGCTCCGCGTGATGGGCGAAGAAGCGGACGTAGTCCTCCTCGATCCACTCGATGGCGGCCCGCGCGTCCGGGTCGTCGTCGAAGTCGGAGGCCTCCCAGCTGGTGGCGTCGTGCGCGGCCCGCCAGTAGCGCTGCCGGCCGGTGCCGAGGTTCGGGTCCTCGACCACGAGGCCCACCTCGGCGAGCTGACGCAGGTGATAGCTGGTCGCGCCGGTGTTGGTGCCGAGCATCTCGGCGAGGGCGGTGGCCGTGGCGGGGCCACTGACCCGCAGCGCCCCGATCAGCCGCATGCGCAGCGGCTGGGCCAGGGCGCGCACCTGCCGGTGGTCGATGCGCACGGCGCGGTCCTCGGTCCGCTCTCTCTTCTGTTCCTCCATGAGTTGCACAGTATCTGTGCACACATTACATGCACAAGAGTCTTGCAAAGAAAGTGTGCAACTAGCCGTACAGCTCGGCGACCCCACGCAGCCGGGTCCGCAGCAGCCCGACGGCGCGGGCGGAGTCCAGCACCACCTCGGCCGGCCGGTGCAGGCCGGCGCCCGCGATCGTGGTCGTCCTCAGTGAGCCCGCGTCCACGCCGTCGTGCCGCGCCACCAGGACTCCCAGCTCGGCACGGCTCACCGCGTCCGGCCCGGCCACGTTCAGCAGCCCGGCGTAGTCGCCCGGCACCAGCTCCAGCACGGCGGCGGCCAGGTCGGCGACGTGGACCGGGCAGCGCAGCTCGTCGGTGAAGAGCGTCGCCCGGCCGGCGAGCGCGTCCCGGCAGAGCTGGATCTGCTTGCTCCCCTCCCCCAGGATCAGCGACGT
Encoded here:
- a CDS encoding DUF948 domain-containing protein: MSGGEIAALIAAGAFLMLVLVLAVPILRLRHTVDATTRMIGDLNDRTAPLLGDVNTTVKNVNVALEQVQTSLDGVNLQLAKVDTMTTHAQNVTANVANLATVVSAAAANPLVKVAAFGYGVRKAASARRHAETEREVRDTIKQQRRAARRGNR
- a CDS encoding replication-associated recombination protein A, whose product is MESDALFTLGEPAGAPGAPAGSGGVDGFTAARADSPLPVRMRPAGIDELVGQEHLLAPGAPLRQLVEGATPMSVILWGPPGSGKTTIAHLVARATDRRFVAMSALTAGVKDVRAVIETARRQRRSGGPPTVLFIDEVHRFSKTQQDSLLAAVEDRTVTLLAATTENPYFSVISPLLSRCVLLTLQALDDDAVRGLLRRAVADERGLGGTLTLAEEAEDHLVRLAGGDVRKALTALEAAAATATALGAGRIDLAVAEQAVDVAAVRYDRDGDAHYDVTSAFIKSMRGSDVDAALHWLARMLVAGEDARFIARRMVIFASEDVGMADPTALTVATAAAHAVEYVGLPEAQLNLAQAVIHLATAPKSNSATTAIGAAVADVRAGRGGSVPRGLRDAHYSGARGLGHGAGYRYPHDDHRGVVTQQYAPDDLVGTDYYRPSGHGAERAVATRLPVLRRIVRGLPAPATRAGAGAPTGGPAGGTEQASGASEGGGDVTEGGQ
- a CDS encoding GNAT family N-acetyltransferase, with product MITADPALTGREALLAATGHHPYARHALWRDQEARGWRRDDAVGWLLPPGQGPAGGALGAAGPALEVFAGLRADGTLRAGQSVHLPRTAPAEVAARLPVARLDEWDFLWTTAPPPPQPAQDRVVRLTGADHPALAALVEEAFPSSTSQPGDPRVVDWYGIRDGDRLVACGADRSRGDIGFVAGLTVAPGRRGRGLGAALTAGMTAALFARYDHVALGVYTANVGAIRLYRRLGFTGTEPRTSVHLA
- a CDS encoding MFS transporter, which codes for MSALSVRQVRSRYLILFGLRWLPAGLMIPVMILLMQERGLSLSQIGLVFTAQGLVVLALELPTGGFADALGRKPVLLAAWVVCLASLALMAVADSFWMFFLVWALQGVYRALDSGPLESWYVDATLAADPAAEYERGLGWAGTVVGVAIGAGALLSGGLVALGPVGPVSALTLPVLVAVVLQAVSIAALLALLVERRPASGPAALRASVVEAPRMVGQAVGLLRRNRVLLALVAVELFWGFGMVTFESLLPVRLSEVVGDADRAAALLGPAGSAAWLANAAGAALTPLLLRRLGAAPAAALMRILQGATVVGMGLLAGPVGVLVAYLACYAVHGASNPLHQGLLHRQVDGPYRTSVLSLNSMMAGAAGALGAVVLTALADATSVGVAMLVGAVVLAVAAPLYLPAWRAGRAAADGPTGPVGGPTGPDQALVGPGAVAGVPTSDRPAVAGAADRPA
- a CDS encoding ArsR/SmtB family transcription factor gives rise to the protein MEEQKRERTEDRAVRIDHRQVRALAQPLRMRLIGALRVSGPATATALAEMLGTNTGATSYHLRQLAEVGLVVEDPNLGTGRQRYWRAAHDATSWEASDFDDDPDARAAIEWIEEDYVRFFAHHAERWFAGRHEWSPAWRDAYGMGDFFMRIPAARLEAIKAEVFAVFERHRDETDPDDPDAEMVQLYLAAFPLSTVLPPAGEKP